Proteins from a single region of Xiphophorus maculatus strain JP 163 A chromosome 22, X_maculatus-5.0-male, whole genome shotgun sequence:
- the LOC102233420 gene encoding tyrosine-protein kinase Mer-like, with the protein MGKMFNSGWLVVLLVITACLLRSSLSVQQSNVRRPTRSSEAIVIPRHVSPVHLSEDQLRQLQFKPTIHSIELSEGHQAKFNCSIDIPDTRLDPSIIWKKNDKDLSADEHMAINELQTFTDGVTTLISTVIIKKVQRVDAGEYHCTLSVNNKTRRSQSIVLGVEGLPGFIHEPEDLNVTRNANFTLTCVAKGPPEPVSIRWFSDEKPVEGKEEEKSPSRLTVEGVDKKNQYSCEAHNAKGVSTSRVATINIKVLPSPVTNLTVTAKESNKLMLSWIPGHDGFSSITSCHVRVKEMSQRKGEVTITRLDNVTVPPFPCEVSGLKAMTWYNMSVSCSNELGASPLSMWIQNSTTEGVPSSYPRNVTVQLNESWLVIKWKPPPEDKINGILQGYEVIVKHGTDEDRVHTDNTTTLVPVKEFNTTYRVSVAALTKAGSGMVSPELRFEVPPSDTSGVIPTSAPDTGLPHAVSVMVGLFCAISLLLIIILGTLCVRNKTPRSCFGLEFGSAEKSDAIIQYTNQRSYSRNAVAITFGNLGISEELQAKLQDVMIQRNLLSIGKVLGEGEFGSVVEGRLRSLDGTSVKVAVKTMKLDSFSQREIEEFLNEAACMKDFDHPNVIRLLGVCLEVGSENFPKPMVILPFMKYGDLHSFLLGSRLKESPRFLPTQTLLRFMVDIALGMEYLSGRNFLHRDLAARNCMLRDDLSVCVADFGLSKKIYSGDYYRQGRIAKMPVKWIAVESLADRVFTVKSDVWAFGVTMWEIATRGMTPYPGVQNHEIYDYLVEGHRLKQPPDCLDELYEIMYRCWRADPVDRPLFPQLREMLEKLAEKLPECSSREDIIYINTSFPEEDPDREEMTTEELELSSSPFCSHEAAENTVVTADIHGQQRDDDDDDDARSGRYVVVVPANNSLSSPTVDTPLLSTDTLSRANRAADVMEHSTDDTSCLLK; encoded by the exons ATGGGAAAGATGTTCAACTCTGGCTGGCTTGTTGTTCTCCTGGTGATCACAGCCTGTCTTCTGCGGAGCTCTCTCAGCg TTCAACAGTCCAACGTTCGCCGACCAACTAGGAGCTCAGAGGCTATTGTCATTCCACGCCACGTTTCTCCAGTTCACCTGAGTGAAGATCAGCTCAGGCAGCTGCAGTTCAAGCCCACCATCCACTCCATCGAGCTGTCAGAGGGCCACCAGGCTAAGTTCAACTGCTCCATCGACATCCCCGATACGAGGCTGGACCCCTCCATCATCTGGAAGAAGAACGACAAGGACCTGTCCGCTGACGAGCACATGGCGATCAACGAGCTCCAGACCTTCACAGACGGAGTCACAACTCTCATCTCCACTGTGAT CATTAAAAAAGTACAGAGAGTGGATGCTGGCGAGTACCACTGCACACTGAGCGTCAACAATAAGACAAGGAGGTCTCAGTCCATCGTTCTAGGGGTGGAAG GTCTGCCAGGATTTATACATGAACCAGAGGACCTGAATGTGACCAGGAATGCAAATTTCACGCTGACCTGTGTGGCAAAGGGTCCTCCAGAACCGGTTTCTATCCGCTGGTTCAGTGATGAAAAACCTGTTGAgggaaaagaagaggaaaagtcTCCCAGCAGGTTAACTGTGGAAG GTGTGGACAAGAAAAACCAGTACAGCTGCGAAGCTCACAACGCAAAGGGAGTCTCTACATCCAGAGTAGCAACTATTAACATCAAAG TTCTTCCGAGTCCTGTGACTAATCTTACGGTGACGGCTAAAGAGTCCAATAAGCTGATGCTGAGCTGGATCCCTGGACACGACGGCTTCTCTTCTATCACCAGTTGTCATGTCAGG GTCAAAGAGATGAGTCAGAGGAAAGGGGAGGTGACCATAACCAGGCTCGATAACGTCACAGTGCCGCCTTTCCCTTGTGAAGTCTCCGGGCTGAAGGCTATGACGTGGTACAACATGAGTGTTTCCTGTAGCAACGAGCTGGGAGCGTCTCCGCTCTCCATGTGGATCCAGAACAGCACCACAGAGGGAG TGCCATCAAGTTACCCCAGAAATGTGACCGTGCAGCTGAATGAGTCATGGCTAGTTATCAAGTGGAAGCCTCCGCCAGAGGACAAAATAAATGGCATCCTGCAAGGCTATGAAGTTATCGTTAAGCACGGAACAGATGAAGATAGg gtgCACACTGACAACACCACTACTTTAGTACCTGTGAAAGAATTCAACACCACCTACCGCGTGTCGGTCGCTGCGCTTACGAAGGCAGGGAGCGGCATGGTCAGCCCAGAACTCCGGTTCGAGGTGCCACCTTCGGACA CTTCAGGGGTGATCCCTACCTCCGCCCCAGACACAGGCCTCCCACACGCTGTCTCGGTTATGGTGGGCCTGTTTTGTGCCATCTCTCTTCTGCTGATTATCATCTTGGGGACACTTTGTGTACGGAACAAGACACCCAGATCTTGTTTTGG GTTGGAGTTTGGAAGTGCAGAAAAGTCAGATGCGATCATACAGTACACAAACCAGAGATCATACAGCCGCAATGCAGTTGCAATCACTT TTGGGAATCTTGGTATAAGCGAGGAACTCCAGGCCAAACTGCAGGATGTCATGATCCAAAGAAACTTGCTCTCAATAGGAAAAGTTCTTGGAGAAG GTGAATTTGGCTCGGTTGTCGAGGGACGATTAAGAAGCTTAGATGGCACATCTGTAAAAGTTGCTGTGAAGACaatgaaat TGGACAGCTTCTCTCAAAGGGAAATTGAAGAGTTCCTGAATGAGGCGGCTTGCATGAAAGATTTCGACCATCCTAATGTCATCCGTCTGCTCG GTGTGTGTTTGGAAGTTGGCTCTGAAAATTTTCCCAAACCGATGGTCATCCTCCCATTTATGAAATATGGAGATCTTCATAGTTTCTTGTTGGGCTCACGCCTGAAAGAGAGCCCCAGG TTCTTACCAACTCAGACTCTCCTGAGGTTCATGGTTGACATTGCTTTGGGTATGGAGTATCTCAGCGGTCGTAATTTTCTGCATCGAGACCTGGCGGCTCGTAACTGCAT GCTGCGTGATGACCTGTCGGTGTGTGTCGCTGATTTTGGGTTATCGAAGAAGATCTACAGCGGGGATTACTACAGGCAGGGCAGGATAGCCAAAATGCCTGTGAAGTGGATTGCAGTGGAAAGTCTGGCAGACAGAGTTTTTACTGTAAAGAGTGATGTT TGGGCATTTGGTGTTACCATGTGGGAAATTGCTACACGAGGCATGACGCCGTACCCGGGAGTCCAGAACCATGAGATTTACGACTATCTTGTTGAAGGTCACAGACTGAAGCAGCCGCCTGACTGTTTGGACGAACT GTATGAGATCATGTACAGGTGCTGGAGAGCCGATCCGGTGGACAGGCCACTGTTTCCTCAACTTCGGGAAATGTTGGAAAAGCTTGCAGAAAAACTTCCTGAGTGTTCTAGCAGGGaagatattatttatattaacaCCAGCTTTCCTGAAGAGGACCCTGACCGGGAGGAAATGACCACAGAAGAGCTGGAGTTAAGCTCCTCCCCTTTCTGCAGCCATGAGGCAGCAGAAAACACAGTAGTTACAGCAGACATTCATGGGCAGCAGagggatgatgatgatgatgatgatgctagAAGTGGTCGTTACGTAGTGGTGGTCCCCGCTAACAACTCCCTGAGCTCTCCCACGGTGGACACGCCGCTTTTGTCAACGGATACTTTGAGTCGAGCAAATCGGGCAGCAGATGTGATGGAGCACAGTACAGATGACACTTCATGCCTGTTAAAATGA